Proteins from one Cyprinus carpio isolate SPL01 chromosome B15, ASM1834038v1, whole genome shotgun sequence genomic window:
- the sostdc1a gene encoding sclerostin domain-containing protein 1a — protein sequence MYINAPESCNFMFLFCFLIRSGLTLKNDATEIFYSHVVSPVQDAQSNASLNRARSGGRGFTAQERERIPVGCRELRSTKYISDGQCTSINPVKELVCTGQCLPAQMLPNWIGGYGRKFWNRRNSQDWRCVNDKTRTQRIQLQCQDGSTRTYKITVVTSCKCKRYTRQHNESGVKSEGYAHTQIKKQKNKGGTRTES from the exons ATGTATATAAACGCACCCGAATCGtgcaatttcatgtttttattttgctttttaataagGAGTGGTCTGACTCTGAAGAACGATGCTACGGAGATTTTCTACTCTCATGTGGTCAGTCCCGTGCAGGATGCTCAGAGCAACGCGTCTCTGAATCGCGCGCGCTCGGGTGGAAGAGGCTTCACCGCGCAAGAGAGAG AACGAATCCCAGTCGGCTGCAGAGAGCTGCGATCCACAAAGTACATCTCTGATGGCCAGTGCACCAGCATAAACCCTGTTAAGGAACTGGTGTGCACAGGACAGTGTCTTCCAGCTCAGATGCTGCCAAACTGGATTGGCGGATATGGTAGGAAGTTTTGGAACCGCCGAAACAGTCAGGACTGGCGCTGCGTGAATGACAAGACCCGCACCCAGCGGATTCAGCTCCAGTGTCAGGATGGCAGCACCAGGACCTACAAGATCACAGTGGTGACCTCCTGCAAATGCAAAAGATACACGAGGCAGCATAACGAATCGGGGGTCAAGTCTGAGGGATACGCTCATACCcagataaaaaagcaaaagaacaAAGGAGGCACCAGGACGGAAAGCTAA
- the LOC109103376 gene encoding leucine-rich repeat-containing protein 72 isoform X3, protein MEIYKQDNEDPLPKRVIQRDTDVTHLHLARRGLTYIPDLSRFSMLRCVWLNNNKIREVSRASFNCCLTELYLQNNDILSISGALRHLTCLQVLLLSNNQMKCLEETVSELKNMQDLHTLSLYLNPFTQDPEYRQYVLHHLPSVKFLDRKEVKQEERRRAFKLFSVERQRVLDTIAFGRRALPPPTGRRVTNSITKPLGDHGSRKSSHSDEREKPSVPKSIIQFSIMNWTGTSTSQWNHLDDSSKPASGILTVKLR, encoded by the exons ATGGAAATATACAAACAG GACAATGAAGATCCTTTGCCGAAGCGCGTGATTCAGCGTGACACAGATGTGACCCACCTTCATCTCGCCAGAAG AGGATTGACTTACATTCCTGATTTGTCAAGGTTCTCCATGCTGAGATGCGTGTGGCTTAACAATAACAAG ATCCGAGAGGTTTCCAGAGCTTCGTTTAACTGCTGCTTGACAGAACTGTATCTACAGAACAATGACATTCTCTCCATTTCAG GGGCATTGAGACACCTGACATGTCTGCAAGTGCTGCTCCTATCCAACAATCAGATGAAGTGTCTGGAGGAGACCGTGTCAGAGCTGAAGAACATGCAGGACCTCCACACGCTCT ctttatatcTGAACCCCTTCACACAAGATCCTGAATATCGCCAATATGTGCTGCACCATTTGCCATCTGTGAAGTTTTTAGATAGAAAAG AAGTGAAGCAGGAGGAAAGGAGACGGGCATTTAAGCTGTTCAGTGTAGAAAGACAGAGGGTGCTTGATACTATCGCCTTTGGCAGACGAGCACTACCGCCTCCTACAGGAAGAAGAGTGACCAACTCCATCACAAAACCATTAG GCGATCATGGCTCAAGAAAGAG CAGTCATTCTGATGAGCGAGAAAAGCCATCAGTGCCCAAATCCATCATACAGTTCTCCATTATGAACTGGACCGGTACAAGCACGTCTCAGTGGAACCATCTAGATGACTCGAGCAAACCTGCGTCTGGTATACTCACTGTCAAACTTAGATGA
- the LOC109103376 gene encoding leucine-rich repeat-containing protein 72 isoform X1, with product MEIYKQDNEDPLPKRVIQRDTDVTHLHLARRGLTYIPDLSRFSMLRCVWLNNNKIREVSRASFNCCLTELYLQNNDILSISGALRHLTCLQVLLLSNNQMKCLEETVSELKNMQDLHTLSLYLNPFTQDPEYRQYVLHHLPSVKFLDRKEVKQEERRRAFKLFSVERQRVLDTIAFGRRALPPPTGRRVTNSITKPLGDHGSRKRCIESSSHSDEREKPSVPKSIIQFSIMNWTGTSTSQWNHLDDSSKPASGILTVKLR from the exons ATGGAAATATACAAACAG GACAATGAAGATCCTTTGCCGAAGCGCGTGATTCAGCGTGACACAGATGTGACCCACCTTCATCTCGCCAGAAG AGGATTGACTTACATTCCTGATTTGTCAAGGTTCTCCATGCTGAGATGCGTGTGGCTTAACAATAACAAG ATCCGAGAGGTTTCCAGAGCTTCGTTTAACTGCTGCTTGACAGAACTGTATCTACAGAACAATGACATTCTCTCCATTTCAG GGGCATTGAGACACCTGACATGTCTGCAAGTGCTGCTCCTATCCAACAATCAGATGAAGTGTCTGGAGGAGACCGTGTCAGAGCTGAAGAACATGCAGGACCTCCACACGCTCT ctttatatcTGAACCCCTTCACACAAGATCCTGAATATCGCCAATATGTGCTGCACCATTTGCCATCTGTGAAGTTTTTAGATAGAAAAG AAGTGAAGCAGGAGGAAAGGAGACGGGCATTTAAGCTGTTCAGTGTAGAAAGACAGAGGGTGCTTGATACTATCGCCTTTGGCAGACGAGCACTACCGCCTCCTACAGGAAGAAGAGTGACCAACTCCATCACAAAACCATTAG GCGATCATGGCTCAAGAAAGAGGTGTATAGAGTCAAG CAGTCATTCTGATGAGCGAGAAAAGCCATCAGTGCCCAAATCCATCATACAGTTCTCCATTATGAACTGGACCGGTACAAGCACGTCTCAGTGGAACCATCTAGATGACTCGAGCAAACCTGCGTCTGGTATACTCACTGTCAAACTTAGATGA
- the LOC109103376 gene encoding leucine-rich repeat-containing protein 72 isoform X4, giving the protein MEIYKQDNEDPLPKRVIQRDTDVTHLHLARRGLTYIPDLSRFSMLRCVWLNNNKIREVSRASFNCCLTELYLQNNDILSISGALRHLTCLQVLLLSNNQMKCLEETVSELKNMQDLHTLSLYLNPFTQDPEYRQYVLHHLPSVKFLDRKEVKQEERRRAFKLFSVERQRVLDTIAFGRRALPPPTGRRVTNSITKPLGDHGSRKSHSDEREKPSVPKSIIQFSIMNWTGTSTSQWNHLDDSSKPASGILTVKLR; this is encoded by the exons ATGGAAATATACAAACAG GACAATGAAGATCCTTTGCCGAAGCGCGTGATTCAGCGTGACACAGATGTGACCCACCTTCATCTCGCCAGAAG AGGATTGACTTACATTCCTGATTTGTCAAGGTTCTCCATGCTGAGATGCGTGTGGCTTAACAATAACAAG ATCCGAGAGGTTTCCAGAGCTTCGTTTAACTGCTGCTTGACAGAACTGTATCTACAGAACAATGACATTCTCTCCATTTCAG GGGCATTGAGACACCTGACATGTCTGCAAGTGCTGCTCCTATCCAACAATCAGATGAAGTGTCTGGAGGAGACCGTGTCAGAGCTGAAGAACATGCAGGACCTCCACACGCTCT ctttatatcTGAACCCCTTCACACAAGATCCTGAATATCGCCAATATGTGCTGCACCATTTGCCATCTGTGAAGTTTTTAGATAGAAAAG AAGTGAAGCAGGAGGAAAGGAGACGGGCATTTAAGCTGTTCAGTGTAGAAAGACAGAGGGTGCTTGATACTATCGCCTTTGGCAGACGAGCACTACCGCCTCCTACAGGAAGAAGAGTGACCAACTCCATCACAAAACCATTAG GCGATCATGGCTCAAGAAAGAG TCATTCTGATGAGCGAGAAAAGCCATCAGTGCCCAAATCCATCATACAGTTCTCCATTATGAACTGGACCGGTACAAGCACGTCTCAGTGGAACCATCTAGATGACTCGAGCAAACCTGCGTCTGGTATACTCACTGTCAAACTTAGATGA
- the LOC109103376 gene encoding leucine-rich repeat-containing protein 72 isoform X2 — translation MEIYKQDNEDPLPKRVIQRDTDVTHLHLARRGLTYIPDLSRFSMLRCVWLNNNKIREVSRASFNCCLTELYLQNNDILSISGALRHLTCLQVLLLSNNQMKCLEETVSELKNMQDLHTLSLYLNPFTQDPEYRQYVLHHLPSVKFLDRKEVKQEERRRAFKLFSVERQRVLDTIAFGRRALPPPTGRRVTNSITKPLGDHGSRKRCIESSHSDEREKPSVPKSIIQFSIMNWTGTSTSQWNHLDDSSKPASGILTVKLR, via the exons ATGGAAATATACAAACAG GACAATGAAGATCCTTTGCCGAAGCGCGTGATTCAGCGTGACACAGATGTGACCCACCTTCATCTCGCCAGAAG AGGATTGACTTACATTCCTGATTTGTCAAGGTTCTCCATGCTGAGATGCGTGTGGCTTAACAATAACAAG ATCCGAGAGGTTTCCAGAGCTTCGTTTAACTGCTGCTTGACAGAACTGTATCTACAGAACAATGACATTCTCTCCATTTCAG GGGCATTGAGACACCTGACATGTCTGCAAGTGCTGCTCCTATCCAACAATCAGATGAAGTGTCTGGAGGAGACCGTGTCAGAGCTGAAGAACATGCAGGACCTCCACACGCTCT ctttatatcTGAACCCCTTCACACAAGATCCTGAATATCGCCAATATGTGCTGCACCATTTGCCATCTGTGAAGTTTTTAGATAGAAAAG AAGTGAAGCAGGAGGAAAGGAGACGGGCATTTAAGCTGTTCAGTGTAGAAAGACAGAGGGTGCTTGATACTATCGCCTTTGGCAGACGAGCACTACCGCCTCCTACAGGAAGAAGAGTGACCAACTCCATCACAAAACCATTAG GCGATCATGGCTCAAGAAAGAGGTGTATAGAGTCAAG TCATTCTGATGAGCGAGAAAAGCCATCAGTGCCCAAATCCATCATACAGTTCTCCATTATGAACTGGACCGGTACAAGCACGTCTCAGTGGAACCATCTAGATGACTCGAGCAAACCTGCGTCTGGTATACTCACTGTCAAACTTAGATGA
- the ankmy2a gene encoding ankyrin repeat and MYND domain-containing protein 2a, whose amino-acid sequence MSAPKKGDLTDTEKELLLVIAAGNVQEASRLLGSKDVRVNCLDEYGMTPLMHAAYKGKADMCKLLLQHGADVNCNEHEHGYTALMFAGLSGKTDITWMMLDAGAETDAVNSVGRTAAQMAAFVGQHDCVTVINNFFSRARLDYYTKPQGLEKEPKLPPKLSGPLHKIIMSTNLNPVKIVMLVKENPLLMDVEALEKCRKVLELICEKCIKQQDMNEVLAMKMHYLSCVLQKCGSFLKERQDKLDGLIKSLLKGRDGDGFLVFQEKFIRECIRKFPYCDATLLQQLVRSIAPVEIGSDPTALSVLTQAITGQVGFMDADFCTTCGEKGAEKRCSICKMVIYCDQACQKLQWFSHKKVCKMLQEQREKHEAESASRLQKQAKAEADQALEETTGTMEELSVSQSETISSSDNQTQDVTSETVSVTAD is encoded by the exons ATGTCTGCACCAAAGAAAGGAGACCTGACCGACACGGAAAAGGAGCTACTTCTAGTTATTGCTGCAG GTAATGTTCAGGAAGCCTCTAGACTGCTTGGATCCAAAGATGTCAGGGTAAACTGTCTGGATGAG tatgGCATGACCCCTCTCATGCACGCTGCATATAAGGGCAAGGCAGACATGTGCAAACTGCTGCTGCAGCATGGAGCAGACGTCAACTGCAATGAACATGAACATGGATACACCGCACTCATGTTTGCAGGACTCTCAG GAAAGACAGATATCACCTGGATGATGTTGGATGCTGGAGCCGAGACGGATGCAGTGAACTCAGTCGGCAGAACGGCAGCACAAATGGCTGCTTTTGTAG ggcagCATGACTGTGTGACGGTCATCAATAACTTCTTCTCCCGGGCGAGGTTGGATTACTACACAAAACCACAGGGGCTggaaaaggaaccaaaactccctCCTAAATTATCTGGACCGCTACACAAAATTATAATGAGTACCAACCTCAACCCTGTAAag ATAGTGATGTTGGTGAAAGAAAACCCACTGCTTATGGATGTGGAAGCTCTTGAGAAGTGCCGGAAG GTTCTGGAGCTGATCTGTGAGAAGTGCATCAAACAGCAGGATATGAATGAGGTGTTGGCCATGAAGATGCACTACCTCAGCTGTGTGCTGCAGAAATGTGGCTCTTTCCTGAAAGAGCGACAGGACAAACTTGATGGCTTAATCAAGag TCTTTTGAAAGGGCGAGACGGTGATGGTTTCCTGGTATTCCAGGAGAAGTTCATTCGGGAGTGCATTAGGAAAtttccatactgtgatgccaCTTTACTGCAGCAGCTGGTCCGGAGTATCGCTCCAGTGGAAATT GGAAGTGACCCCACTGCTCTGTCGGTGCTCACGCAGGCCATCACAGGACAGGTGGGTTTCATGGACGCAGACTTCTGTACAACCTGTGGTGAGAAAGGAGCAGAGAAAAGATGCTCCATCTGCAAAATG GTGATCTACTGTGACCAGGCCTGTCAGAAGCTGCAGTGGTTTAGCCATAAAAAAGTCTGTAAGATGTTACAGGAGCAGAGAGAGAAACACGAAGCTGAGTCTGCTTCACGACTTCAGAAACAGGCCAAAG CTGAGGCTGATCAAGCATTGGAGGAGACGACCGGCACTATGGAGGAGCTCTCGGTCAGTCAGAGTGAGACCATCAGCTCCTCAGATAACCAAACCCAAGATGTTACCTCAGAGACAGTCTCTGTTACTGCAGACTGA
- the tspan13a gene encoding tetraspanin-13a: protein MACGGFVCSKTSLCILNLIYVMVSLLMIGVAAWGKWFGLVSSFRVMAAVIAVGLFLFVVAIMGLCGAVKHHQVLLFFYMLILFMVFIVQFSVSCACLAINKEQQNLLLEIGWNKSESMQEDLERSLNCCDFLEVNYNESCVATCFKDQTCRPCSVIIQAYADDALQFVGGVSLFFSFTEILGVWLAYRYRNQKHHRQNPGAFI from the exons ATGGCTTGTGGTGGGTTTGTTTGCTCCAAAACTTCTCTTTGTATCTTGAACCTCATTTATGTG aTGGTCAGTCTTCTAATGATCGGTGTTGCAGCATGGGGCAAATGGTTCGGACTGGTCTCTAGTTTCAGGGTGATGGCTGCTGTCATTGCTGTTGGATTGTTTCTCTTCGTCGTGGCCATTATGGGATTGTGTGGAGCTGTGAAGCATCATCAAGTCCTCTTGTTCTTC TACATGCTGATTCTCTTCATGGTATTCATTGTACAGTTTTCAGTATCGTGTGCCTGCTTGGCGATTAATAAAGAACAGCAG AACCTGCTCCTGGAGATAGGATGGAATAAATCTGAATCAATGCAGGAGGATTTGGAAAGATCGCTGAATTGCTGTGACTTCCTTGAAGTTAACTACAATGAGAGCTGTGTCGCT ACCTGTTTCAAGGATCAAACATGTAGACCATGTTCAGTTATAATCCAGGCCTATGCTGATGACGCTCTACAGTTTGTTGGAGGAGTCAGTCTGTTTTTCAGTTTTACAGAG ATTTTGGGCGTCTGGTTGGCATATAGATACAGGAATCAGAAACATCACCGGCAAAATCCTGGAGCTTTCATTTAA